The DNA segment ACAGATCGAACGGGCAGAGTTGCGGCTGGACGATTATGAGAAAAAACTCATCAATCAATTCGCAGCCTTGGATCAAACGGTTGCTATACTGCAAAGTACCAGCAGCTTTCTCACCAGTCAGCTGGCTTCTATCCAGAACAGCTGAGTGTATACAGCATTGGCTTAATTCAGACAGCTTGAAGGTCTAATAATGGTAAGTAACTCAGCAATAAACAGTTATCGTCAAGCCGCTTCATCAGAAGCCATGTATGCCACCCCATTCAGATTGGTCCAGATGCTCATGACCGGGGCCTTGGATGGGATTTCCAATGCACGCGGGTCGATTCAGCGCAAGGAGCACGAAGCCAGACACAATGAGATCAACTGGATCATCTCGGTTATCGAGGCCCTGCGAGGTGCCCTGGATTTTGAACAGGGCGGGGAAATAGCCAACAATCTCGATATGCTCTACGACTACATGATCCGGCGTCTGTTCGAGGCAAACATCAATCAGGATGTTGAGGCCCTGGATGAAGTGGCATCGTTGCTGAAAGAGATCAAAACCGCCTGGGATGCCATGCCGGAAGCCATTCAAAATGCCAAAAACATCGATGACGTGGTGAAAACCAAATAACCCTTGTCAGCATCGACCCTGGATAAAAAGGCGTTGGGGGAAGCACACCGTGCCTACGCTCGAGCAGAACCTGAAACTTGCCTTTGAGTTGAGCCAAGAGATTCTCCGCCTGGCCGGGGAGGAGCAGTGGTCTGAGCTGGAGCAGCTGGACCACAAGCGGATGCAGACCCTGAAGGTGATCTTCGCCGATCCTGAAGCATCCAGCAGCGAGGGATTTGAGGAGAGGGTGCAACAGATCGTGGCGCTGAATGACCGCACCCTGGCAATCTGCGAAGCGGCCAGGGTGGATGTCATGAAAGACGGGAAAAAGCTGAAACTCGGAAGGGATGCGATCCAGGCCTATCGGAAACAGGCTCAGGATTGAGTCCGTCCCCGCATACCGTTAACCCTCTCCCGACAGAATCATCTCAGCTGAGAATCAACTCGATCACCACCTTGCTGCCGAAGTAGGCGAGCATCAGTACCACAAATCCGCTGAGGGTCCAGATCAGCGCCTTCTGGCCCCGCCATCCAAAGCGATAACGCCCCCATAACAGGGTACCGAAGACAACCCAGGCGATAATCGAAAGTACCGTCTTATGGGCAAGGTGCTGCTCAAACATATTTTCCAGAAAAGCGAATCCGGATAGCAGGGCCAGGCTCAGCAACACGAATCCCACCGCAATCATTTCGAACAGCAGGCTCTCCATGGTCTGCAGTGGAGGCAGGGCGCGAATGAAGCCGCCAGGATGGCGTTGCCGCAGGTGGTGATCCTGAATGGCGAGCAATATCGCCTGCACACTGGCCAGGGCGAAGAGGCTATAGGCCAGCATGGAGACCAGGATATGGATGGTCAAACCGCTGGAGACCTGGTCGGTGATGAAGTGAACCGTCTGATAGCGGCTCTCCAGATAGAGGGCAATCGCTGCCAGGGGCATGATGACAATGCCCAGGTTCTCAACCGGCTTACTGATGCTGGAGACCAATAGCAGCAGGGTGATGGTCCAGGCGATCAGGGACATGGCATTGAAAATGCCCAAATTGATAGCGGAGGATGAGATGAGGTTTTGATAGTGGGGAACGGCATGCAGGGCCACTCCGAGAAATCCCACACCCAGCGCCAGGGCGCGGGGCAGCTTCGAGCCTTCCTGATTTCGGAACAGCCGGAGTGCCAGGATCGAGCCGGCGGCTAGATAGGTGATAATGGCGAGTGTGGCGATCAAGATCCTGTAAATCCTTAACTCGGGTCTGTAAGCAGGCCCTGGTAGATGGGAATAAGCCGCGATATTCGCATATTTTCCACTTGCTGTGAAAGAGATAGGGAGTAATTCTCTCGGACTGGTATACTGATTTATTGTTCGTACCCATTAGGACAACCATGTTTGACAATCTGACTCAACGGCTGGGCAAGGTGCTCACCAATCTACGCGGCCAGGGCCGTCTCACGGATGAAAATATCAAGGAGACCATGCGCGAGGTGCGCATGGCGCTGCTGGAGGCCGATGTGGCCCTGCCGGTGGTGCGTGAATTCATCGATCAGGTGAAGCGGAAAGCGACCGGTGAGGAGGTCATGAAGAGCCTCACCCCGGGCCAGACCTTGATAAAGATCGTCAATGACGAGTTGATTCATGTGATGGGTGAGGCCAACGAGGCCCTCGATCTGGCGGCACAGCCACCGGCGGTAATCCTGATGGCGGGATTACAGGGCTCGGGTAAGACCACCAGTGTGGCCAAGCTCGCACGCTGGTTGCTGCAGCAGGGGAAAAAGAAGATCAGCGTGGTGAGCTGTGACGTCTACCGACCGGCGGCGATAGACCAGCTGGCGACCCTGGCCCGGGACGTGGGAGTCGATTTCATACCCAGTTCGGGCGATGAGAAGCCCCTGAACATCGCCCAACGGGCGGTTAAGGAGGCGGCCAAGGGATTTGCCGAGGTACTGATTGTGGATACCGCCGGCAGACTGCACGTGGATGAGCAGATGATGGGTGAAATCAAGCAGCTCCATCAAACCCTCGATCCGGTGGAGACCCTGTTCGTCGTGGATAGTATGACCGGACAGGATGCGGCCAATACCGCCAAGGCCTTCAACGATGCGCTACCCCTGACAGGTGTGATTCTGACCAAGGCCGATGGCGATGCCCGTGGCGGGGCCGCGTTGTCGATACGCCAGATCACCGGCAAGCCGATCAAGTTTATCGGTGTGGGTGAAAAGACCGATGCCCTGGAGGCCTTTCACCCAGATCGAATCGCGTCGCGCATCCTAGGCATGGGCGATGTCCTCAGCCTGGTGGAGGAGGTGGGTCGCAAGGTCGATCAGGAGAAGGCGACGCAACTGGCGAAAAAACTCCAGAAGGGCAAGGGGTTCGATCTGGAGGATTTCAAGGAGCAGATGCTGCAGATGGCCAATATGGGGGGTATGAGCGGTCTGCTGGACAAGTTGCCGGGCATGGGAGAGATACCCGATCATGTGAAAAATCAGGTGAACGACAAAGAGATTGGCCGCCTGATCGCCATCATCAACTCCATGACCCCCCACGAGCGCTCCTTTCCCGCTGTGATCAAGGGTTCCCGCAAACGGCGGATCGCCGCCGGATCCGGCACCCAGGTGCAGGATGTAAACAAATTGCTCAAACAATTCATGCAGATGCAGAAAATGATGAAGAAGATGAAGGGCGGCGGCATGAAAAAGATGATGAAGGGGATGGCAGGTCGGTTTCCGGGCGGGGGGATGCCGCCGGGGGGCGGCGGTTTTCCGTTCTGATTCAACGCTTTGTTTTTAATTGAGAATGTTGAATTGATGGGTTCGCTGCGCTCACTCCACCAATGCAAAATTCATAATCCAACAGTCAAAAATTTTTTCTTCACATCAGCCAAAAGTTAGTTATAATACGCCGTTTCCCGCCGGGCAGGTTCCGGTGTGTTAGCGAATTTCTAAGGATACATCAATGGTAACCATACGCCTTTCAAGAACCGGCGCGAAGAAGCGACCCTTTTACCACATTGTGGTGACCGACAGCCGCAATGCGCGTGACGGTCGCTATATTGAACGTCTCGGTTTCTTCAATCCTGTTGCGGTCGGCGGCGAAGAGGAACTGCGAGTCGATCAGGAGCGCGTGCAGCACTGGGTATCCAAGGGTGCGCAGCCGAGCGAGCGGGTGACGGCGCTACTGAAACAGGCAGCTAAACAGGCAGCCTGACAGTCAGTCATCCCGTCCCGGGTGGAAGCCCCATAGAGGGACGGAGAAGATGCCGCAAGATGAGTTGATAATAATGGGCCGGGTTTCTGGCCTGTTTGGTGTCAGGGGTTGGCTAAAGATCTACTCCCATACCTCACCGAGAGAGGGAATTGTCCGCTATCGGGATTGGTATCTCAAACAGGGGGGTGATTGGAAGCACTATAAGCTGATTGCCGGTCGCAGCCAGGGCAAGGGCGTAGTCGCCCAGCTGCAGGGAATCGATGACCGGGATCTTGCCGCGCCATTGGTGGAGTGTGACATCGCTGTCCAGCGTGAGCAGCTACCGGCACTGGAATCTGGCGAATACTACTGGACCGATCTGCAAGGATTGCGGGTGGTGAACCTCGAAGGGGTCGAACTGGGTGTCGTCTCACACCTCTTCGAGACCGGGGCCAACGATGTAATGGTGGTCCGCGGTGAGCGTGAACGGTTGATACCCTACACCACGGGAGAGGCCATACAGGAGGTGGATCTGGAACACGGGCGGATTACCGTGGACTGGGACCCGGAGTTCTGATGCGATTCGACCTGGTCACGCTGATGCCGGCTATGTTCGATGCCCTGACCAAGGAGGGCGTCGTGGCCAGGGCGATCGGTCGCCAACTGGCGCAGATCGAACTCTGGAACCCGCGTGACTACACCAAGGATGTGCATCGCACGGTGGATGATCGGCCCTATGGCGGTGGACCCGGCATGGTGATGAAGTACCAGCCGCTGCAGCAGGCAATCGATGCGGCGTTGCAGGCATCTCCGCAGGCGAAGGTGATCTATCTGAGCCCACAGGGAGAGAGGTTCGATCAACAGCGGGCACAGGCGGTAGTTGAGAGTCGACAACCACTGCTACTGATAGCAGGCCGCTATGAAGGTGTGGATGAACGCATTATAGAGCGCTATGTGGATGAAGAGTGGTCCATAGGCGACTATGTGTTAAGTGGCGGCGAGCTTGCCGCGATGGTGGTTTTGGATGCGCTGATAAGGCTGATTCCCGGTGCCCTGGGGGATGCCGATTCCGCACAACAGGATTCATTCATGGACGGGTTGCTGGATTGTCCGCACTATACCCGTCCTGAGCAGATCGATGGCATGTCGGTACCGGAGGTACTGCAAGGTGGAAACCACGACGCCATACGGCGCTGGCGTCTGCAGCAGGCACTGAAACGTACCCGCGAGAGACGTCCCGATCTGTTGCAGGGCCGTCAGATGACGGTTGAAGAAGAGAAGTTAATAGCAGAAATCATTGCTGCGTCGGGAGACGCGGAGCAGACACAGGAGCAATAGACCATGAGCAATATCATCGCAGAACTCGAAGCCGAGCAGATGGGGCGTGAGGTTCCAGATTTTGGCCCCGGTGATACCGTTGTGGTTCAAGTTCGGGTTAAGGAGGGGCAGCGTGAACGCCTGCAGGCCTTCGAAGGCATAGTGATCGCCAAGCGCAACCGTGGCCTCAACTCAGCATTCACCGTTCGCAAGATCTCTCACGGTGAGGGTGTTGAGCGTGTTTTTCAGACCTATAGCCCAACCGTGGCCTCCATCAAGGTGACCCGTCGTGGTGATGTGCGCCGGGCGAAACTCTACTATCTGCGTGGCCGCACCGGTAAAGCCGCACGCATCAAAGAGAAGATCTAAGCCGCAACCTTACAGTGCTGAAAAAAGCCGCCCTGTTCCATGACAGGGCGGCTTTTTCGTGCCTGACGAACAGAAAAGAAGACGAAAAAATGTAGGGTGCGGCTTGCCGCACCCTACAGATCCACCACCACCTGTTTTATGCTGCTGTCCTCCGGTGATGTGGAGATACCGAAGTAGAGCGATTTCATCAGATCCAGCATCTTGAAATTATTACTCAATACCTCTCCCTCCATCTTCTCCAGGCCACGATCCCGGGCGATCTCCATCAGCTGATGCATGAGCTTATGGCCGATCCCCTGGCGCTGCCACTGATCGGATACCACCAGGGCGAACTCGCAGCTCTTCTTGTCTGGATTGATCACATAGCGGGAGACACCCAATTCGATTTCATGGTTGTCATCCTCGGTGACCGCGATCAGCGCCATCTCGTTGTGGTAATCGATCTGGGTGAAGCGTGTCAGCATCTCCGGGGTCAGCTCCTGAATGGAACTCATAAAGCGGAAATATTTCGCCTCGTCGGAGAGCTGACGGGTGAAGGTCTGTTCCAGGTCGGCATCCTCCGGCCGAATTGGTCTGATCACGATATTGGTGCCGTTGGGCAACTGGGTGCGGTTGACCAGGTTGACCGGGTAGGGGTGGATGGCCAAATGGTTGTAAGGGTCGGTGGAGGGACGTGGGAAATCGACCCGGATGCGTGCATCCACGGCAATCGCCCCCTGGTCGTCGACAATCAGGGGATTGATGTCCATCTCCTGGATCCAGGGTAGTTCACAGGCCATGGTGGAGACCCGCAACAACACATCGATCAGTGCTTCCCGGTTGGCGGGGGGCATATGCCGGAATTGACTCAGCAGTTTAGCGGCCTTGGTACGATCGATCAGGTCGCTGGCGAGGCGGCGGTTGAGGGGTGGCAGGGCGATGGCCGAGTCACCCATCACCTCCACGGCGGTGCCGCCGCTGCCGAAGCTGATCACCGGTCCGAACACCGGATCACGTACGATGCCGATGAGCAGTTCCCGTCCATTCGGGCTTTGATACATCTGTTCAACGGTTACCCCCTCCACATTTGCCTCGGGGCGGGTCTCCTTGACCTGTTCGATCAGATCACGATAGGTGCTGCGCACAACCTGGGCGTTACTGATATTGAGTCGAATGCCGCCGGCATCGGATTTATGGGAGATGTCGGGGGAGTAGATCTTCATGGCGACGGGGAATCCGATCGATTCAGCCAGGATCAGCGCCTCATTGGCGGAACGGGCGATACCGTTACGCACTGCGTTGATACGGAAGGCACCGAGCAGGGCGAATGATTCGGGTTCGGTAAGGATTTTACGTTGTTCAGCCAGGGCGCTTTCGATGATCAGTCTTGCACCTTCCGTATCGGGGTCGATGTGTCGCCTGGAGCTCTTGGCTGGTGTTTGCAGCAGCAGGCGCTGATTCTTCTGGTAGGAAGAGAGATAGGAGAAGGCGTCAACGGCATTCTCCAGGGTGCGGAAGGTGGGAAGCTTGGCGTTGTTGAATAGTTTGCGTGCGCTTTCCACCTGATTTCCCCCCATCCAGCTGGTGAGGATCGGTTTCTTGTGGTGATCCGCCAGATCGATCAGGGCATTGGCAACCTCTTCAGGTTCGGTCATCGCCTGCGGGGTAAGAATAACGATGGTGCCATCCACACCCGGGTCGTTAAGGCAGGTATCGACCGCGGCACGATAGCGCTCGGGGGGTGCGTCACCAATGATGTCCACGGGATTTCCATGGGACCAGACATCCGGCAGGACTTTGTTCAATTCAGTAATCGTGTCGCCACCGAATTCCGCCAGCTCGATATTCAGATCCGAGGCCCGGTCAGCGGCCATGACTCCAGGACCGCCGCCATTGGTGATGATCGCCAGCCTGTCCCCATAGACGCGATAACGGGAGGAGAGCGCCTTGGCGGCAGAGAATAGCTGGGTGACCGTTTCCACCCGTAATACACCGGAACGGGAGAGGGCGGCTGCAAAGGTCTCATCGCTGCCAACCAGGGCGCCGGTATGAGACATGGAGGCCTCCGCCCCCGCCGCATGGCGACCCACCTTGAGTACGATAACCGGCTTGATGCGTGCCGCTGCCCGCAAACCGCTCATGAAACGTCGGGCATTCTTGATCCCCTCCACATACAGCAGGATGCTGTCGGTCATGGGATCGGATACCAGGTAATCCAGGTAGTCGCCAAAATCCAGATCAGCGCCGATACCGGTGGAAATCACAGTGGAAAAACCGATGTCGTTTACCTCGGCCCAGTCGAGGATGGCGGTGCAGATCGCTCCTGATTGGGAGACCAGTGCCAGATTGCCCGGGGTCGCGTTGTTGTTGCCGAAGGTGATGTTGAGGCCTTTATCCGGGCGGATCAATCCGAGGCAGTTGGGGCCGATGAAGCGTATCCCATACTCCTTCGCCAGCTCCACCACCTTGTCTTCCAGACGGCGCCCGGTTACGCCGGTTTCACGAAAACCGGCAGACAGGATGATCATGGTCTTGACGCCATGTTCACCACAGGCCTGAACGATTGCGGGAATCGTTTTTGCCGGTGTGGCGACCACTGCCAGTTCGACAGGTTTATTGATTACATCGATACTCTTATAGGCCTTTTTACCCTGAACCTTGTCATGCTTCAGGTTGATTGGGTAGATCTGACCCTTGAATCCGGCTGAAATGAGGTTTTTGAATACCACCTCGCCGACGGAGTTTTTCCTGTCGCTGGCACCAAACATGGCGATGCTTTTTGGCGAGAAGAGAGGTGTCAAATAGTGTGATTGCATGATCTACAGCCTGTTGAACTTCGGAAGATGATATGGAGTATGATGTCCTTGATTACCCATTAAGGCAGAGTGTGAAATTCTGACAATATCGAGAAAGAAAAAATCAGTGAATATCACTCTTGAGTAGCGGCAAGATGGGCTTGAAGTTTACCTTTATATGATGACAATTTCTTTAACTAAGTAGTGATTTTTAAAAGATGATAGTGAGTATTACTTAGTTAAATAGAGACTTTGAAAGTGGGGGTTGGAGATTGAAGACCGCGTATATAACACACCCGGATTGCCTATTGCATGATACCGGTGTGGGACACCCTGAAAACGCAGCCCGTCTGCGGGCGATAGATGACCGCTTGATGGCTGCACAACTGTATGATTTTTTACGCCATTACGATGCACCCGAGGTGACCAGGGAGCAGTTGCTACGCTGTCACGATGCAGCCTATCTCTCCCAAGTCGACAAGTTGATGCCCCAAACCGGTCATGCCCATCTCGATCCGGACACGGTTGTCAGCCCGCAGAGTCTACAGGCGGCGAAACGGGCGGCGGGTGCCGTCATAAAAGCGGTCGACCTGATCATGAACGAGGATCTGTCGAATGCCTTTTGTAACGTCAGGCCTCCAGGCCATCATGCAGAAAGAATGCGTACCATGGGGTTTTGTATCTATGGTAACGCCTCTGTCGGTGCGGCCCATGCCATGGAGGTGTATGGATTGCAACGGGTCGCCATACTCGACTTCGATGTACACCATGGCAATGGCAGTGAAGATATCTTTCGCGACGACCGACGGGTGATCGTCTGTTCCACCTTTCAACACCCCTTCTATCCTTATACCGCCATTGAGGAGAGTCCCGATCATATTATATGCGCGCCTCTGGAGGCGACGGCAAAGAGTGCTGATTTCAAGGAAGCTGTTACCAGCCATTGGTTGCCGGCACTGAATCACTTTAGACCGCAGATGTTCTTTGTCTCCGCCGGATTCGATGCCCATATCGAGGATGACATGTCGGGCGTCAGTTTGACGGAAGCGGATTATCGCTGGGTGACAGAGCAGATCAAGGGGTTGGCGGATCAGTACGCCAACGGCAGGATTGTCTCAGTGCTGGAGGGTGGCTATGAACCCCACGCCCTGGCGCGCAGCGTCGAGGCGCATATCCGGGTGTTGATGGATTTGAATTGAGGGATAAGTCCGCAAATGAACGCAAGTGGATTTTATTCATTCCGCTCGGTGCTTGTATCGTGTAGGGTGCGGCTTGCCGCACCGTTAAATCCTCTAGACATATTGGTACCATAATGATGCTTGTGTATTGGTGCGGCGAGCCGCACCCTACGTATGCATCGGGTTTTTATTTGAACTGCTAATTGCGTTCATTTGCGGACATATTTAAGACTATGACATTCAGTTTCTATTGGCATGACTACGAGACCTGGGGCGCCGATCCGCGCCGGGACCGGGCGTCTCAATTCGCGGGTGTGCGTACCGACGCGGAGCTGAATCCAATCGATGACCCGTTGGTCGTCTACTGCAGGCCGAGTGACGACATGCTGCCCCAGCCGGAGGCCTGCCTGGTGACCGGCATCACCCCGCAAAAGGCGTTTCAAGAGGGATTGATCGAGGCGGAATTCATCAAGCGGATCCAACAACAGCTTTCCGTACCGGAGACATGTGGCGTCGGTTACAACACCATTCGCTTCGATGATGAGGTGACGCGCCACACCCTGTACCGGAATTTCTACGATCCCTACGCACGGGAGTGGCAGAACGGATCATCCCGCTGGGACATCATCGATATGGTACGTTTGACCCATGCCCTGAGACCGGAGGGTATCGAGTGGCCGCAAAACGAGGCGGGTGTCACCAGCTTCCGTCTCGAGGTACTCAGCGCCGCCAATGACATCTCCCATGAATCCGCCCATGATGCCCTGTCGGATGTGTATGCCACCATCGAGCTGGCGCGGCTGATAAAACAACGCCAGCCAAAGCTCTATGACTATCTGTTAAACAGTCGCAATAAAAAAGTGATTGCCGGCCGACTGAACCTGCAGCAGCGCCAGGCGGTGTTGCATGTCTCTTCCATGTATCCGGCCGCGCTGGGTTGTATCGCCATGGTTGTGCCTCTGCTGAAGCATCCGGTCAATCCCAATGGGGTGATCGTATACGATCTGCGCCATGATCCGGCGCCCCTGTTCGAGCTGTCGGAAGAGGTGCTGCATGAACGGTTATTTACACCCACTGCAGATCTGCCTGAGGGAATTGAGCGTCTTCCCTTAAAGACGGTACATATCAACAAGTGCCCG comes from the Candidatus Thiodiazotropha sp. CDECU1 genome and includes:
- a CDS encoding histone deacetylase family protein, coding for MKTAYITHPDCLLHDTGVGHPENAARLRAIDDRLMAAQLYDFLRHYDAPEVTREQLLRCHDAAYLSQVDKLMPQTGHAHLDPDTVVSPQSLQAAKRAAGAVIKAVDLIMNEDLSNAFCNVRPPGHHAERMRTMGFCIYGNASVGAAHAMEVYGLQRVAILDFDVHHGNGSEDIFRDDRRVIVCSTFQHPFYPYTAIEESPDHIICAPLEATAKSADFKEAVTSHWLPALNHFRPQMFFVSAGFDAHIEDDMSGVSLTEADYRWVTEQIKGLADQYANGRIVSVLEGGYEPHALARSVEAHIRVLMDLN
- the fliT gene encoding flagellar protein FliT codes for the protein MPTLEQNLKLAFELSQEILRLAGEEQWSELEQLDHKRMQTLKVIFADPEASSSEGFEERVQQIVALNDRTLAICEAARVDVMKDGKKLKLGRDAIQAYRKQAQD
- the fliS gene encoding flagellar export chaperone FliS is translated as MVSNSAINSYRQAASSEAMYATPFRLVQMLMTGALDGISNARGSIQRKEHEARHNEINWIISVIEALRGALDFEQGGEIANNLDMLYDYMIRRLFEANINQDVEALDEVASLLKEIKTAWDAMPEAIQNAKNIDDVVKTK
- the rplS gene encoding 50S ribosomal protein L19 — encoded protein: MSNIIAELEAEQMGREVPDFGPGDTVVVQVRVKEGQRERLQAFEGIVIAKRNRGLNSAFTVRKISHGEGVERVFQTYSPTVASIKVTRRGDVRRAKLYYLRGRTGKAARIKEKI
- the trmD gene encoding tRNA (guanosine(37)-N1)-methyltransferase TrmD, which produces MRFDLVTLMPAMFDALTKEGVVARAIGRQLAQIELWNPRDYTKDVHRTVDDRPYGGGPGMVMKYQPLQQAIDAALQASPQAKVIYLSPQGERFDQQRAQAVVESRQPLLLIAGRYEGVDERIIERYVDEEWSIGDYVLSGGELAAMVVLDALIRLIPGALGDADSAQQDSFMDGLLDCPHYTRPEQIDGMSVPEVLQGGNHDAIRRWRLQQALKRTRERRPDLLQGRQMTVEEEKLIAEIIAASGDAEQTQEQ
- the sbcB gene encoding exodeoxyribonuclease I, with protein sequence MTFSFYWHDYETWGADPRRDRASQFAGVRTDAELNPIDDPLVVYCRPSDDMLPQPEACLVTGITPQKAFQEGLIEAEFIKRIQQQLSVPETCGVGYNTIRFDDEVTRHTLYRNFYDPYAREWQNGSSRWDIIDMVRLTHALRPEGIEWPQNEAGVTSFRLEVLSAANDISHESAHDALSDVYATIELARLIKQRQPKLYDYLLNSRNKKVIAGRLNLQQRQAVLHVSSMYPAALGCIAMVVPLLKHPVNPNGVIVYDLRHDPAPLFELSEEVLHERLFTPTADLPEGIERLPLKTVHINKCPVVVPLSTLTEEAAQRWCIDVKQGEVYRQKLLADAAFINKVASIHKAREFEPISDPDQALYSGGFFSRDDRQRMDALIATEPASLVQFPLVFDDARLPEMVFRYRARNWPDLLTEEERQRWQEFREARLMEADGGGTITLDEYLAKLDDLEADPLLSPEKRALIGPLLAWAEQIAPG
- the ffh gene encoding signal recognition particle protein, which produces MFDNLTQRLGKVLTNLRGQGRLTDENIKETMREVRMALLEADVALPVVREFIDQVKRKATGEEVMKSLTPGQTLIKIVNDELIHVMGEANEALDLAAQPPAVILMAGLQGSGKTTSVAKLARWLLQQGKKKISVVSCDVYRPAAIDQLATLARDVGVDFIPSSGDEKPLNIAQRAVKEAAKGFAEVLIVDTAGRLHVDEQMMGEIKQLHQTLDPVETLFVVDSMTGQDAANTAKAFNDALPLTGVILTKADGDARGGAALSIRQITGKPIKFIGVGEKTDALEAFHPDRIASRILGMGDVLSLVEEVGRKVDQEKATQLAKKLQKGKGFDLEDFKEQMLQMANMGGMSGLLDKLPGMGEIPDHVKNQVNDKEIGRLIAIINSMTPHERSFPAVIKGSRKRRIAAGSGTQVQDVNKLLKQFMQMQKMMKKMKGGGMKKMMKGMAGRFPGGGMPPGGGGFPF
- a CDS encoding cytochrome C assembly family protein; its protein translation is MIATLAIITYLAAGSILALRLFRNQEGSKLPRALALGVGFLGVALHAVPHYQNLISSSAINLGIFNAMSLIAWTITLLLLVSSISKPVENLGIVIMPLAAIALYLESRYQTVHFITDQVSSGLTIHILVSMLAYSLFALASVQAILLAIQDHHLRQRHPGGFIRALPPLQTMESLLFEMIAVGFVLLSLALLSGFAFLENMFEQHLAHKTVLSIIAWVVFGTLLWGRYRFGWRGQKALIWTLSGFVVLMLAYFGSKVVIELILS
- the rpsP gene encoding 30S ribosomal protein S16 → MVTIRLSRTGAKKRPFYHIVVTDSRNARDGRYIERLGFFNPVAVGGEEELRVDQERVQHWVSKGAQPSERVTALLKQAAKQAA
- a CDS encoding bifunctional acetate--CoA ligase family protein/GNAT family N-acetyltransferase; translation: MQSHYLTPLFSPKSIAMFGASDRKNSVGEVVFKNLISAGFKGQIYPINLKHDKVQGKKAYKSIDVINKPVELAVVATPAKTIPAIVQACGEHGVKTMIILSAGFRETGVTGRRLEDKVVELAKEYGIRFIGPNCLGLIRPDKGLNITFGNNNATPGNLALVSQSGAICTAILDWAEVNDIGFSTVISTGIGADLDFGDYLDYLVSDPMTDSILLYVEGIKNARRFMSGLRAAARIKPVIVLKVGRHAAGAEASMSHTGALVGSDETFAAALSRSGVLRVETVTQLFSAAKALSSRYRVYGDRLAIITNGGGPGVMAADRASDLNIELAEFGGDTITELNKVLPDVWSHGNPVDIIGDAPPERYRAAVDTCLNDPGVDGTIVILTPQAMTEPEEVANALIDLADHHKKPILTSWMGGNQVESARKLFNNAKLPTFRTLENAVDAFSYLSSYQKNQRLLLQTPAKSSRRHIDPDTEGARLIIESALAEQRKILTEPESFALLGAFRINAVRNGIARSANEALILAESIGFPVAMKIYSPDISHKSDAGGIRLNISNAQVVRSTYRDLIEQVKETRPEANVEGVTVEQMYQSPNGRELLIGIVRDPVFGPVISFGSGGTAVEVMGDSAIALPPLNRRLASDLIDRTKAAKLLSQFRHMPPANREALIDVLLRVSTMACELPWIQEMDINPLIVDDQGAIAVDARIRVDFPRPSTDPYNHLAIHPYPVNLVNRTQLPNGTNIVIRPIRPEDADLEQTFTRQLSDEAKYFRFMSSIQELTPEMLTRFTQIDYHNEMALIAVTEDDNHEIELGVSRYVINPDKKSCEFALVVSDQWQRQGIGHKLMHQLMEIARDRGLEKMEGEVLSNNFKMLDLMKSLYFGISTSPEDSSIKQVVVDL
- the rimM gene encoding ribosome maturation factor RimM (Essential for efficient processing of 16S rRNA), with translation MPQDELIIMGRVSGLFGVRGWLKIYSHTSPREGIVRYRDWYLKQGGDWKHYKLIAGRSQGKGVVAQLQGIDDRDLAAPLVECDIAVQREQLPALESGEYYWTDLQGLRVVNLEGVELGVVSHLFETGANDVMVVRGERERLIPYTTGEAIQEVDLEHGRITVDWDPEF